Proteins encoded within one genomic window of Rhinolophus sinicus isolate RSC01 linkage group LG14, ASM3656204v1, whole genome shotgun sequence:
- the FABP4 gene encoding fatty acid-binding protein, adipocyte, giving the protein MCDAFVGTWKLVSSENFDDYMKEVGVGFATRKVAGMAKPNMIITVNGDVITIKSESTFKNTEISFKLGQEFDEVTADDRKVKSIINLDGGALVQVQKWDGKSTTIKRKRVDDKLVVECVMKGVTSTRVYERA; this is encoded by the exons ATGTGTGATGCATTTGTAGGTACCTGGAAACTTGTCTCCAGTGAAAACTTTGATGATTACATGAAAGAAGTGG GCGTGGGCTTTGCCACCAGGAAAGTGGCTGGCATGGCCAAACCCAATATGATCATCACGGTGAACGGAGATGTAATCACCATTAAGTCAGAAAGCACctttaaaaatactgagattTCCTTCAAACTGGGCCAGGAATTTGACGAAGTCACTGCAGATGACAGGAAAGTGAAG AGCATCATAAACTTAGACGGAGGAGCCCTCGTACAGGTGCAGAAGTGGGATGGGAAATCAACCACCATAAAGAGAAAGCGAGTGGATGACAAGCTGGTGGTG gAATGTGTCATGAAAGGCGTCACTTCTACCAGAGTTTATGAGCGAGCGTAA
- the LOC109444174 gene encoding fatty acid-binding protein 9, whose translation MLEPFLGTWTLESSENFEAYLAQLGVPAAFRHLAALEKPRITIKAQGERVSIRTESSLKNTEISFRLGEVFDETTADNRKVKSIVTLDGGSLVHVQKWHGKETTIKRQIVNGKMVAEHAMNNVVSTRVYTKA comes from the exons ATGCTCGAGCCCTTCTTGGGAACCTGGACACTGGAATCCAGTGAAAACTTTGAGGCATACTTGGCACAACTGG GAGTACCCGCCGCGTTCCGGCATCTGGCCGCGTTAGAGAAACCGAGAATCACTATCAAAGCCCAGGGGGAGAGAGTGAGCATCAGAACAGAGAGCTCCCTCAAGAACACTGAGATCTCCTTCAGGCTGGGGGAAGTGTTTGACGAAACCACAGCTGACAACAGGAAAGTAAAG AGTATCGTAACATTAGACGGGGGCTCCCTGGTACATGTCCAAAAATGGCACGGTAAAGAGACAacaatcaaaagacaaattgTAAATGGAAAAATGGTAGCG GAACATGCCATGAACAATGTTGTCAGCACACGAGTCTACACAAAGGCGTGA